A genomic window from Pseudomonadota bacterium includes:
- a CDS encoding DUF502 domain-containing protein yields MKKLSQFFLQGLLIFVPFVVTVYVVYMVFTKIDGFFRLDIPGLGFAATILLITGIGFAASNFLTKNLVQLADTLFTKLPLVKMIYSSIKDLIGAFVGDKKSFDKPVLVTLAPESNLQAIGFMTQSNLDRIGIVDRAAVYLPQSFNFAGNLIVVPTDQITPIDADPGEVMALIVSGGVSLSKLKG; encoded by the coding sequence ATGAAAAAGTTGAGTCAGTTTTTTCTCCAGGGTTTATTGATCTTTGTGCCCTTTGTTGTAACAGTCTATGTCGTCTATATGGTGTTTACCAAGATTGACGGTTTTTTCCGGCTTGATATTCCGGGGCTGGGATTTGCAGCAACCATTCTGCTCATCACCGGCATCGGTTTTGCCGCATCAAATTTTCTGACGAAAAATCTGGTGCAGTTGGCGGACACCCTTTTTACCAAGCTGCCGCTGGTGAAAATGATATATTCGTCAATTAAGGACCTTATCGGTGCATTTGTCGGTGACAAAAAGAGTTTTGACAAACCCGTGCTGGTTACCCTTGCTCCGGAAAGTAATCTTCAGGCAATAGGTTTCATGACCCAATCCAATCTTGACAGGATTGGCATTGTTGATCGCGCCGCGGTTTATCTTCCGCAATCATTTAATTTTGCAGGCAATCTCATCGTAGTGCCCACTGATCAGATTACTCCCATTGATGCCGACCCGGGTGAGGTCATGGCTTTGATAGTTTCCGGGGGTGTTTCATTAAGCAAGCTGAAAGGATGA
- the cobT gene encoding nicotinate-nucleotide--dimethylbenzimidazole phosphoribosyltransferase, which produces MGLLEQTIDKITGQDQSFREQAKNRLDQLTMPHWALGKLMDLAMDLAGITASIKPPVARKAIITMAGDHGVVAEGVSKFPQEVTPQMVYNFVNGGAGINALANQVGARVIVVDMGVAADLSDLAASGRIISKKIAMGTQNMAAGPAMTREQAIQAIESGIEIANELADMIDLFGTGDMGIGNTTPSTAIVAALTGTSVEEVTGRGTGLDDDQLAHKIRIVKKALEVNKPDPNDGIDVLSKVGGFEIGGIAGVILGAAARRKPVLIDGFISTAGALIAYSLAPKVREYLIAAHRSVEPGHTIMHQHLGCEPFLDLNMRLGEGTGAALAMNIVEAAARVLTEVATFEEAMVSESDK; this is translated from the coding sequence ATGGGTTTACTTGAACAGACAATTGACAAAATTACCGGCCAGGATCAATCATTCAGGGAGCAGGCGAAAAATCGTCTGGACCAGTTGACCATGCCCCATTGGGCCCTGGGAAAATTGATGGATCTGGCCATGGATCTTGCCGGGATAACAGCGTCGATAAAGCCGCCGGTTGCCAGGAAGGCGATTATCACCATGGCCGGGGATCACGGCGTTGTGGCAGAGGGAGTCAGCAAATTTCCCCAGGAAGTCACCCCGCAGATGGTCTATAATTTCGTTAATGGCGGTGCCGGCATCAATGCCCTGGCCAATCAGGTCGGTGCTCGGGTGATTGTCGTGGATATGGGAGTTGCAGCCGATCTTTCAGACCTTGCCGCCAGCGGCAGAATAATTTCCAAAAAGATTGCCATGGGGACGCAGAATATGGCAGCAGGTCCGGCAATGACACGGGAGCAGGCAATTCAGGCCATTGAAAGCGGTATTGAGATTGCCAATGAACTGGCTGATATGATTGACCTGTTCGGCACCGGCGATATGGGAATCGGCAATACCACCCCAAGCACTGCAATTGTTGCGGCATTGACCGGTACATCTGTTGAGGAGGTGACCGGACGCGGCACCGGCCTTGATGACGATCAACTGGCACATAAAATCAGGATTGTCAAAAAGGCCCTTGAAGTGAATAAGCCGGACCCCAATGATGGAATCGATGTGCTGTCCAAGGTTGGCGGCTTTGAAATCGGTGGAATTGCCGGAGTGATTCTCGGGGCCGCGGCCCGCAGAAAACCGGTATTGATTGACGGATTTATTTCCACCGCCGGGGCGCTGATCGCCTATTCACTTGCCCCGAAAGTGCGGGAATATCTGATCGCCGCGCACCGCAGCGTCGAGCCGGGTCATACAATAATGCACCAGCATCTGGGATGTGAACCCTTTCTTGACCTGAATATGCGCCTGGGTGAGGGTACCGGCGCAGCCCTGGCAATGAACATTGTTGAAGCTGCGGCGCGGGTGCTCACCGAAGTTGCCACCTTTGAAGAAGCGATGGTCTCGGAATCCGATAAATAG